The Shewanella sp. KX20019 genome window below encodes:
- a CDS encoding aspartate aminotransferase family protein — protein MMSEPENNSCKNSSTEIETGRCSQLYQKALKLMPGGCSRNTVLRKPNPLYAQSATGCVVTDIEGVQRIDFANNMAALIHGHSHPNIVSRVSEQLTKGCAFTLATEVEIDYAQHLCSRNSGFEMIRFVNSGTEAVMSCLKASRAYTGRAKIAKVEGAYHGLYDYAEVSQTASPSTWGEASKPNSVPVAFGTPQAALDDVVVIPFNDVERAIAILDQHKAELACVLVDLLPHRVGLIPASEAFVVALREWTEQNGALLVFDEVITFRNGYGGAQDNYPITPDLTAMGKMIGGGFPVGALAGKAKVMDVMNPLNDKVLFPHSGTFSANPVTMVAGLSAMELFDAEAVIKLNAQGDKLRAMIADVITEANVPACVTGAGSMFRIHMKAVPPANYRDAFASPQEAKLMTALVDHLFDNGFMMINTCSGTLSTVMSEQTLTHFASVLLAGLKKLKPQFDPLMDLAALTVSGSDKPLSLSTVEMNNRKQQ, from the coding sequence ATGATGTCTGAACCTGAGAACAATAGCTGCAAAAACAGCAGTACTGAAATAGAGACTGGACGCTGTAGCCAGCTCTACCAAAAAGCCCTTAAGCTAATGCCGGGTGGCTGCAGCAGAAATACCGTGTTACGTAAGCCAAATCCACTTTATGCCCAGTCAGCAACAGGGTGTGTGGTAACCGATATAGAGGGCGTGCAACGCATCGACTTTGCCAACAATATGGCAGCGTTGATCCATGGCCACAGCCACCCCAACATCGTTAGCCGAGTGAGTGAGCAACTAACAAAGGGTTGTGCATTTACCCTAGCAACCGAAGTCGAGATCGATTACGCCCAGCACCTGTGCAGTCGTAACTCAGGCTTTGAGATGATCCGTTTCGTCAACTCCGGCACCGAGGCGGTAATGAGCTGTTTAAAGGCATCACGCGCCTATACAGGTCGAGCTAAGATTGCCAAAGTCGAAGGCGCCTATCACGGGCTTTATGACTATGCAGAGGTGAGCCAAACAGCATCGCCATCAACCTGGGGAGAGGCATCGAAGCCAAACAGTGTTCCTGTCGCCTTTGGCACCCCCCAAGCCGCCCTTGATGACGTAGTGGTGATCCCCTTTAACGATGTCGAACGTGCAATTGCTATCTTAGACCAACATAAAGCGGAGTTGGCCTGTGTCCTAGTCGACCTTCTCCCCCACAGAGTTGGTTTGATCCCAGCATCTGAAGCGTTCGTTGTGGCGTTAAGGGAGTGGACAGAGCAAAACGGTGCTTTGCTGGTGTTTGATGAAGTGATCACATTCCGTAACGGCTATGGCGGCGCGCAGGATAACTACCCTATCACGCCAGATCTCACCGCCATGGGCAAGATGATTGGCGGGGGCTTTCCTGTCGGTGCGCTAGCAGGCAAGGCCAAGGTGATGGACGTGATGAACCCTCTTAATGATAAGGTATTGTTCCCACACTCAGGGACCTTTTCAGCAAATCCTGTCACCATGGTGGCAGGGTTAAGTGCTATGGAACTATTTGATGCTGAGGCAGTGATTAAGCTTAACGCGCAAGGTGATAAGCTAAGAGCAATGATAGCGGATGTGATAACTGAGGCGAATGTACCAGCGTGTGTCACTGGCGCTGGATCTATGTTCCGCATCCATATGAAAGCGGTGCCCCCCGCAAACTACCGTGATGCCTTTGCTTCACCTCAAGAGGCAAAATTGATGACGGCGTTGGTGGATCACCTCTTCGATAATGGCTTTATGATGATCAATACCTGCTCCGGCACACTCTCCACAGTGATGAGCGAGCAGACGTTAACTCACTTTGCGAGCGTTTTATTGGCAGGGCTAAAAAAATTAAAACCGCAGTTTGATCCCCTGATGGACTTAGCAGCGCTAACAGTCTCCGGCAGCGATAAACCGCTGTCGTTATCAACTGTCGAAATGAACAATAGGAAACAACAATGA
- the pcaF gene encoding 3-oxoadipyl-CoA thiolase: MSSDCLKDVYICDAIRTPIGRYGGGLSSIRADDLAALPIKALIERNPSVDWQECDDLLLGCANQSGEDNRNIARMAGLLAGLPLEVAGCTINRLCGSGLNALGDAARAIRTGEAELMIAGGVESMSRAPFVMPKATTPFARSTEFYDTTMGWRFINPEFNKQYGTEAMPQTAENLAQEFAISREDQDSFALWSQQKAANAQKAGYFDREIVPVTVPVRRGDPVIFSQDEHLRLSSLEKLTSLKPLFDKGTITAGNASGINDGAAALLLASADAVQRHQLKPRAKILGMAVAGVPPRIMGLGPVPATNKLLKRLSLTLDDMDILEFNEAFAAQALTCTRELGLQDDDPRINPQGGAIALGHPLGMSGARLATTVVNQLEHSQGRYALCTMCVGVGQGIAMVIERVG; encoded by the coding sequence ATGAGCTCAGATTGCTTAAAAGATGTCTATATTTGTGATGCCATCAGAACCCCAATCGGGCGCTATGGTGGCGGACTGTCATCCATCCGCGCCGATGATCTCGCCGCCTTGCCGATAAAAGCGTTAATAGAGCGAAACCCAAGTGTAGATTGGCAAGAGTGTGACGACCTACTGCTGGGTTGCGCTAACCAATCGGGCGAAGATAACCGTAACATAGCACGTATGGCTGGGCTGCTCGCAGGCCTTCCATTAGAGGTGGCAGGCTGCACCATAAACCGCTTGTGTGGTTCAGGGCTAAACGCCCTAGGTGACGCCGCCCGAGCGATCCGCACTGGCGAAGCTGAACTCATGATTGCCGGCGGCGTTGAGAGTATGTCGCGCGCCCCCTTTGTGATGCCTAAAGCGACCACCCCCTTTGCTCGCTCGACTGAGTTTTACGATACCACCATGGGCTGGCGCTTCATTAACCCAGAGTTCAATAAGCAATATGGCACCGAGGCGATGCCACAAACAGCAGAAAACCTAGCCCAAGAGTTTGCGATCTCCCGTGAGGACCAAGATAGCTTTGCCCTGTGGAGTCAGCAAAAAGCCGCTAACGCGCAAAAAGCAGGTTATTTTGATAGAGAGATAGTGCCGGTGACGGTTCCAGTGCGCCGCGGCGACCCTGTCATCTTTAGCCAGGATGAACACCTGCGTTTGAGTAGCTTAGAAAAGTTAACCAGCTTAAAGCCACTATTTGATAAGGGAACTATCACCGCGGGGAATGCTTCTGGTATCAATGATGGTGCCGCTGCTTTACTACTGGCCTCAGCCGATGCAGTGCAACGACATCAACTTAAACCTAGGGCTAAAATTTTAGGGATGGCGGTTGCTGGCGTGCCCCCTCGTATTATGGGGCTAGGTCCCGTCCCCGCAACGAACAAGTTACTCAAACGATTATCGCTAACTCTGGACGATATGGATATTTTAGAGTTCAATGAGGCATTTGCAGCGCAGGCGTTAACCTGTACCCGTGAGCTAGGTTTGCAAGATGACGATCCGAGAATTAACCCACAAGGCGGTGCCATCGCGCTAGGCCACCCACTAGGAATGAGTGGCGCAAGACTTGCCACAACAGTGGTAAATCAACTTGAGCACTCCCAAGGTCGTTACGCGCTCTGCACTATGTGCGTTGGTGTGGGTCAAGGCATTGCCATGGTAATTGAAAGAGTGGGTTAA
- a CDS encoding GNAT family N-acetyltransferase, which produces MLSIRKLVKTDVTRVWEIRTQAILQTCSSHYSNQIVSAWASSPMPDGFDEILVSLGAVVAEVHGKLVSFGFVDIKKSRLESLFVDPSCVGLGYGKLIANQLLLNAKDAGVEVLALSSSLNAVAFYQSIGFEAQQETLWRHPLGFELASVSMTKAIN; this is translated from the coding sequence ATGCTTTCTATCCGCAAGCTAGTTAAAACAGATGTAACTCGGGTGTGGGAGATAAGAACACAAGCGATATTGCAGACGTGTTCAAGCCATTATTCTAATCAAATAGTTTCTGCTTGGGCGAGCTCACCTATGCCTGATGGTTTTGATGAAATATTAGTCTCTCTTGGCGCGGTCGTTGCTGAAGTACATGGCAAGTTAGTAAGCTTTGGCTTTGTCGATATCAAAAAAAGTCGTTTGGAATCGCTTTTTGTTGACCCTAGCTGCGTCGGCTTAGGCTATGGAAAGCTGATAGCTAATCAATTGTTGCTAAACGCAAAAGATGCAGGGGTTGAAGTGTTAGCACTTTCTTCATCTCTTAATGCTGTAGCTTTCTACCAAAGTATAGGATTTGAGGCACAGCAAGAAACCCTCTGGAGGCATCCATTAGGCTTTGAGCTGGCGTCTGTTTCTATGACAAAAGCAATCAACTGA
- a CDS encoding cupin domain-containing protein produces the protein MIKNFIDVKKQALENSHDGIGEYELFEIWNSKDFKSNIDFIDRVVIPPQSTVGYHKHGNNEEIYIVLEGRGEMTLNGKTVQVKKGDMILNQPWGEHGLVNNSDDVIDLLVVQVSL, from the coding sequence GTGATTAAAAACTTTATTGATGTAAAAAAGCAAGCGCTAGAAAACTCACATGATGGTATCGGTGAGTATGAACTTTTTGAAATATGGAACTCCAAAGACTTCAAAAGCAATATTGATTTTATCGATAGGGTCGTTATTCCGCCACAATCGACCGTGGGTTATCACAAGCATGGTAATAATGAAGAGATCTATATCGTGCTTGAGGGAAGAGGCGAAATGACATTAAATGGTAAAACAGTTCAGGTGAAAAAAGGAGATATGATTTTGAACCAGCCTTGGGGTGAACATGGCTTGGTGAACAACTCTGATGATGTAATCGATCTATTGGTTGTGCAGGTCTCTTTATAA
- a CDS encoding GNAT family N-acetyltransferase, translated as MSWLSTTSLEGDFVTLEPLSEEHVSGLKEAVLDGESWQLWFANVPNPESMLQYVTEAIVDARKGGIAFAVICKVTNKIVGTTRFYNVDAKNRRAMLGYTWYCAAVRRTPVNTECKLLLLKFIFEQCAANAVEFRTHFSNQASRKAIERLGAKQDGIIRSHQIMKDGSIRDTVMYSIISSEWPSVKNQLLSKLG; from the coding sequence ATGAGCTGGTTATCGACGACGAGTTTGGAGGGAGACTTTGTCACACTTGAGCCATTGAGTGAGGAACATGTCAGTGGCTTGAAAGAAGCCGTTCTTGACGGTGAATCGTGGCAGTTATGGTTTGCTAATGTTCCTAATCCTGAGTCAATGCTTCAATACGTGACCGAGGCGATTGTTGATGCAAGAAAAGGAGGCATCGCATTTGCGGTTATATGTAAAGTGACGAACAAAATTGTTGGAACAACCCGCTTTTACAATGTCGATGCTAAAAATAGACGAGCGATGCTTGGTTACACTTGGTATTGTGCAGCCGTTAGGCGAACTCCCGTAAATACAGAGTGTAAGCTGTTATTATTAAAGTTTATATTTGAACAATGTGCCGCTAATGCGGTTGAGTTTAGAACTCATTTTTCTAATCAGGCTTCAAGAAAGGCAATTGAAAGGCTAGGCGCTAAACAAGATGGTATTATTCGCAGTCATCAAATAATGAAAGATGGTTCAATTAGAGATACGGTCATGTACTCAATCATCTCCTCGGAATGGCCATCGGTGAAGAATCAATTACTCAGTAAACTCGGTTGA
- a CDS encoding polymorphic toxin type 44 domain-containing protein, translated as MITIKQAILVLVLIIFSQTANAQCKAINAFEEIQLHSNTDAPNRNRCVEIRNLVPEYTILDLGGININGKNIFLSYHLIVKDMSDNMILDKIITASGYDQKLELAGHSNIVIELLPLSGVDTHNFTFNVLNANENNEFSIINIATLASIVSPPQSNPTCRERDCTGNGRPGTENPYGVAQFAVDSFAVNSVPSEASQCTASNRPPHKAPLNTETNETLNYNREFQQAEASYASDQSKYTAPAAAAKSFYDLYQDHQTGAVYDVKSPDSKYYDANSTSQIRSDNGNFFFGGIMAAKGFSQAFTVRASAAYQGIQDHGLNPVGLNAGYINFVYNIGDNLGDPEMVTRGWDYKTEVQSENRYDEKSSSCTDADTLNNQDEENPPSSGGPNNGGGGGNPPGDGTPGPIGPIGSPFYDGGTEWCFVQEGYPTYCWVEYD; from the coding sequence ATGATAACGATAAAACAAGCTATTCTAGTGTTAGTACTCATTATTTTTAGTCAAACAGCTAATGCACAATGTAAGGCTATTAATGCATTTGAAGAGATTCAACTACATTCGAATACCGATGCACCAAATAGAAATAGATGTGTAGAAATACGGAATTTGGTACCAGAATACACCATCCTAGATCTAGGAGGTATTAACATAAACGGAAAAAATATTTTTTTATCCTATCATTTGATTGTCAAAGATATGAGTGACAATATGATTTTGGACAAAATAATTACCGCCTCAGGCTATGATCAAAAACTAGAGCTTGCAGGGCACTCTAACATCGTTATAGAGCTGCTACCTTTAAGTGGCGTGGACACTCATAACTTCACTTTCAATGTGCTTAACGCTAATGAAAACAATGAATTTAGTATTATTAACATCGCCACTCTAGCGTCGATAGTCTCACCTCCACAAAGCAATCCTACATGCCGTGAAAGGGACTGTACTGGAAATGGTAGACCAGGTACAGAAAACCCCTACGGAGTCGCGCAGTTTGCAGTAGACTCATTTGCAGTAAACTCAGTTCCAAGCGAAGCATCACAGTGTACAGCGAGTAATCGTCCACCACATAAAGCGCCGTTAAATACCGAAACAAATGAAACTCTAAACTATAATCGTGAATTTCAGCAGGCTGAAGCCAGTTATGCGTCAGACCAATCAAAATATACAGCGCCGGCCGCGGCAGCAAAATCCTTTTACGACCTCTACCAGGATCATCAGACAGGTGCGGTCTACGATGTAAAAAGTCCGGATAGTAAGTACTACGATGCTAACAGCACATCACAAATAAGATCTGATAATGGCAATTTCTTCTTCGGTGGCATAATGGCCGCAAAAGGTTTTTCACAGGCATTTACAGTAAGGGCTTCTGCAGCCTACCAAGGGATTCAAGACCATGGATTAAACCCAGTAGGGTTAAACGCCGGCTATATCAATTTCGTATATAATATTGGAGACAACCTTGGTGATCCGGAAATGGTTACCCGAGGCTGGGATTATAAAACTGAAGTGCAATCTGAAAATCGCTATGATGAAAAAAGTAGCTCATGTACAGATGCTGACACTCTGAACAATCAAGATGAAGAAAACCCACCATCGAGTGGCGGCCCAAATAACGGAGGAGGTGGAGGAAACCCACCTGGGGATGGTACACCAGGCCCCATAGGCCCCATCGGCTCTCCTTTTTATGACGGGGGAACGGAATGGTGTTTTGTACAGGAAGGTTACCCTACCTATTGCTGGGTTGAGTACGACTAA
- a CDS encoding proline--tRNA ligase yields the protein MRVSKYLLSTQKETPANAEVISHQLMLRAGMVRRNASGLYSWLPTGLRVLRKIEAIVRKEMNKAGSVEILMPMVQPADLWVESGRLEKFGPELLRFQDRHNRDFVLGPTHEEVITDIVRKEVNSYKQLPLNLFQIQTKFRDEVRPRFGVMRSREFLMKDAYSFHLDQETMDETYESMFQAYSNILTRLGLSFRPVMADTGAIGGSTSHEFHVLANSGEDLIAYSTESDYAANIEKCEAPMPTDTRQAASSEMTLVDTPNAKTIAELVEQHGIAIEKTVKTLIVKGATEEAPLVAVVVRGDHDLNEVKAEKIDAVLAPFEFADEADIRKAIGAGAGSIGPVGLNIPVFIDHSVAVMSDFGAGANQDNKHYFGINWERDLPTAQAFDLRNIIEGEPSPCGKGTIALLRGIEVGHIFQLGSNYSEAMHANVLDQNGKSKTLLMGCYGVGVSRMVAAAIEQNHDDRGIIWPQAIAPFTVGILPMNMHKSHRVKDSAEKLYQDLTDAGFEVLFDDRKERAGVMFADMELIGLPNVVVIGDRNIDNGVFEYKNRRTGEKQEVPFEQIVEFLKAQHA from the coding sequence ATGCGCGTAAGCAAGTACCTGCTATCAACTCAAAAAGAAACACCGGCTAATGCAGAAGTCATTAGTCACCAGTTAATGTTACGTGCGGGCATGGTCCGTCGTAATGCATCAGGCTTGTACAGCTGGTTGCCGACAGGTTTACGTGTACTGCGTAAAATTGAAGCTATCGTTCGTAAAGAGATGAACAAGGCGGGTTCTGTTGAGATCCTAATGCCGATGGTTCAACCTGCGGATCTTTGGGTTGAGTCAGGTCGCTTAGAAAAGTTTGGTCCTGAGCTACTGCGCTTTCAAGACCGTCACAACCGTGACTTCGTTTTGGGCCCAACTCACGAAGAAGTGATCACTGACATCGTGCGTAAAGAGGTTAACTCTTATAAGCAACTACCACTGAACTTGTTCCAAATTCAGACTAAGTTCCGTGACGAAGTCCGTCCACGCTTTGGTGTGATGCGTTCACGCGAGTTCTTGATGAAAGACGCTTACTCTTTCCATTTAGATCAAGAAACCATGGATGAAACCTATGAGTCGATGTTCCAAGCTTATAGCAACATTCTGACTCGCTTAGGCTTATCATTCCGCCCTGTAATGGCAGACACCGGTGCTATCGGTGGCAGCACATCACATGAATTCCACGTGCTCGCTAACAGTGGTGAAGACTTAATTGCATACTCGACAGAGAGCGATTACGCCGCAAACATTGAAAAGTGTGAAGCGCCTATGCCAACTGACACTCGTCAAGCAGCAAGCAGCGAAATGACGCTTGTTGATACACCTAATGCTAAAACAATTGCAGAGCTTGTTGAGCAACATGGTATTGCGATTGAGAAAACAGTTAAAACACTTATCGTTAAGGGCGCAACAGAAGAAGCACCATTAGTGGCGGTCGTGGTTCGTGGCGATCACGACCTAAACGAAGTCAAAGCTGAGAAAATTGATGCGGTACTGGCACCATTTGAGTTTGCCGATGAAGCTGATATTCGTAAAGCGATTGGCGCGGGCGCGGGCTCAATTGGTCCTGTCGGTCTTAACATTCCAGTGTTTATTGACCACAGCGTTGCGGTCATGAGCGACTTTGGCGCGGGTGCTAACCAAGATAACAAACATTACTTTGGTATCAACTGGGAGCGCGACCTGCCGACCGCGCAGGCATTTGATCTTCGTAACATCATTGAAGGTGAGCCTAGCCCTTGTGGTAAAGGCACTATTGCCCTGCTTCGTGGTATCGAAGTCGGTCATATCTTCCAGTTAGGCAGCAACTACTCTGAAGCGATGCACGCTAACGTACTCGACCAAAACGGTAAGTCTAAGACCTTACTGATGGGTTGTTACGGTGTGGGTGTGAGCCGCATGGTTGCCGCAGCCATTGAGCAAAACCACGATGACCGCGGTATTATTTGGCCACAAGCCATTGCCCCGTTCACTGTCGGTATTTTGCCAATGAACATGCACAAGTCTCATCGCGTTAAAGATAGCGCTGAAAAGCTTTATCAAGATCTGACAGACGCAGGTTTCGAAGTCTTGTTTGATGACCGTAAAGAGCGCGCGGGTGTGATGTTTGCAGATATGGAGCTGATCGGCTTGCCAAATGTGGTTGTTATTGGCGACCGTAACATTGATAACGGCGTATTCGAGTATAAGAATCGTCGTACTGGTGAGAAGCAAGAAGTGCCATTTGAGCAGATAGTTGAGTTCTTAAAAGCACAACACGCTTAA
- a CDS encoding phenylacetate--CoA ligase family protein, whose translation MPFFNAQEHQSSAQREARLMSRLSDFLSFAEQSSDYYQRVFADVDLSQVNSRAALATLPITRKSDLIKLQAASMPFADMVPNMNSIGRIFQSPGPIYEPEADGHDWWRMGQAFFAAGFRAGDLVQNCLSYHLTPGGFIMDSGAKACGCSVIPAGPGQTDIQLDIISNLRPNSYCGTPSFLKILLDKAQLQQKKLSFKKALVSGEALTPALKAVFNEADIEVKQAYATADIGLIAFESVADAGLVVAEDIILEIVRPGSLAPVSQGEVGEVVITSFNPNYPLIRFATGDLSAQLDSPSECGRTNMRIKGWLGRADQTTKVKGLFIHPEQIEKIRLAHSEIKRVRLVVNHENNNDQMCLRCEVDDSARLDTDIVAIEQTIRAVTQLSGDVSLVEFGSLPDDGIVIEDRR comes from the coding sequence ATGCCATTTTTTAATGCACAAGAGCATCAATCATCAGCGCAGCGAGAAGCGAGGTTAATGTCTCGCTTGAGCGATTTTTTAAGCTTTGCCGAGCAGTCATCTGATTACTACCAGCGTGTGTTCGCTGATGTAGATCTAAGCCAAGTTAACTCGCGCGCAGCGCTGGCTACGCTGCCAATTACTCGAAAATCGGATCTGATTAAGCTGCAAGCGGCAAGTATGCCATTTGCAGACATGGTGCCGAATATGAACAGCATCGGCCGAATATTTCAGTCTCCTGGCCCCATTTATGAGCCAGAAGCGGATGGGCATGATTGGTGGCGTATGGGGCAAGCATTTTTTGCGGCGGGTTTTAGGGCTGGCGATCTGGTGCAAAATTGTTTGTCATACCATCTTACGCCTGGCGGTTTTATTATGGACTCAGGCGCTAAAGCCTGCGGTTGTAGCGTGATCCCCGCAGGCCCTGGGCAGACAGACATACAGTTGGATATTATTAGTAATCTAAGACCCAATAGTTACTGTGGTACGCCTTCATTTCTAAAAATATTGCTCGATAAAGCGCAACTTCAACAGAAGAAATTGTCCTTTAAGAAAGCGTTAGTCAGCGGTGAGGCATTAACGCCTGCACTTAAAGCCGTCTTTAATGAAGCGGATATTGAGGTTAAGCAGGCGTATGCGACTGCTGATATCGGCCTGATTGCCTTTGAGAGTGTTGCGGATGCGGGGTTAGTCGTAGCTGAAGATATTATTTTGGAGATCGTCAGGCCCGGAAGTTTAGCGCCTGTTAGCCAAGGTGAAGTGGGGGAGGTGGTGATCACCAGTTTTAACCCTAACTATCCACTGATCCGTTTTGCGACGGGTGATTTAAGCGCGCAATTAGACAGTCCAAGTGAGTGCGGCCGTACTAACATGCGGATTAAAGGCTGGCTTGGGCGCGCCGACCAAACCACGAAAGTGAAAGGCTTGTTTATCCACCCTGAGCAGATTGAGAAGATCAGACTTGCCCATAGTGAAATTAAGCGAGTCAGACTGGTGGTAAACCACGAAAATAATAATGACCAGATGTGTTTACGGTGTGAAGTGGACGATAGTGCCCGGCTTGACACTGATATCGTTGCGATTGAGCAAACGATTCGAGCGGTGACTCAGCTTTCTGGCGATGTCAGTTTGGTAGAGTTTGGTAGTTTGCCAGACGATGGTATTGTGATTGAAGACCGACGTTAA
- a CDS encoding ABC transporter ATP-binding protein encodes MTQAVQLKPESPLLSINNIEVVYDDVIQVLRGVSIDVPQGEIVTLLGPNGAGKSTTLKAISGLLKTENGEVSRGDIHFMGERIDAKNAEDVVRSGLFQVMEGRRIIEDMSTIENLKLGAYTRNDGQVNQDIDMVFNYFPRLKERTGLAGYLSGGEQQMLAIGRALMARPKMICLDEPSMGLSPLLVKEVFGIIEKINRDQGITMLLVEQNANYALKAANYGYIMESGKIVLDGSKEQLLNNEDVKEFYLGGGNEKRKSFKNLKSYKRRKRWL; translated from the coding sequence ATGACACAAGCTGTGCAGTTAAAGCCTGAAAGTCCTCTTTTATCAATCAACAACATAGAAGTGGTTTACGACGATGTTATTCAAGTGCTACGTGGCGTAAGTATCGACGTGCCTCAGGGAGAAATCGTTACCCTGTTAGGACCTAACGGCGCGGGTAAATCGACCACCCTAAAAGCGATTTCTGGCTTGTTAAAGACCGAAAATGGTGAGGTGTCCCGCGGTGATATCCATTTTATGGGTGAGCGGATTGATGCAAAAAATGCTGAAGATGTGGTGCGCTCAGGGCTTTTCCAAGTGATGGAAGGGCGCAGGATCATTGAGGATATGAGTACGATTGAGAATCTTAAACTTGGTGCATATACCCGAAACGATGGCCAAGTAAATCAAGATATCGACATGGTGTTTAACTACTTCCCTCGCCTTAAAGAGCGCACGGGATTAGCGGGATATCTATCTGGCGGTGAGCAGCAGATGTTAGCAATTGGGCGCGCGTTAATGGCACGACCCAAAATGATCTGTTTAGACGAACCGTCGATGGGGTTATCGCCGCTGCTGGTTAAAGAGGTGTTTGGCATTATTGAGAAGATTAATCGTGATCAAGGGATCACTATGCTGCTGGTGGAGCAAAATGCCAACTATGCGCTAAAGGCGGCCAATTACGGTTACATCATGGAGTCAGGAAAAATCGTTCTCGATGGCAGCAAAGAGCAGCTATTGAATAACGAAGATGTGAAGGAGTTCTATCTTGGTGGCGGCAACGAAAAACGTAAGAGTTTTAAAAATCTTAAATCTTATAAGCGCCGTAAACGTTGGTTGTAG
- a CDS encoding ABC transporter substrate-binding protein, with product MNNNTDNSGLNKVKYLKWALGSSLACLATAGSGLAQAEETIFVGHLADMSGPTAFVGKPYADGVRDSLAYINAHGGIDGTKLEYETIDYGYKVPQAIASYKKWQSRKNMVAMQGWGTADTEALISFAAKDKTPIFSASYSGHLTDPQGKNPNTKKPAPYNFFYGASYSDACRGLVQWAADDWKNKGGQGKPKFTHIGANHPFPNAPKAACGEYATELGFDVQPPVVISMKPGDFKAQCLSLKSSKTNYGYIGNLGGSVQSLIKSCNTVGTDIQFMSNIWGGDKLVFKAAGEGVKNYIFPTMTPFWTDDVPGMKLVREISKMSDSEGGKERLHHYIRGVCSTYFMKESMEWAKANGGVTGENVKKGMYARENWVPKGLEGVCLAATWTPEDHRGINQVNIYKGNFNGGDVRVEKVNQITLERRVDWLGY from the coding sequence ATGAATAATAATACTGACAATAGCGGTTTAAACAAAGTGAAATACTTAAAATGGGCACTGGGCTCAAGCCTTGCTTGCTTAGCCACTGCAGGCAGCGGTTTAGCTCAGGCGGAGGAGACTATTTTTGTTGGTCATTTAGCGGATATGTCAGGCCCTACAGCGTTCGTCGGCAAACCTTACGCTGATGGTGTACGTGATTCACTGGCTTATATTAATGCCCATGGCGGTATCGATGGCACCAAGCTTGAGTATGAAACCATTGATTACGGTTACAAGGTGCCACAAGCGATAGCCTCTTATAAAAAGTGGCAGTCGCGTAAAAATATGGTGGCGATGCAGGGCTGGGGCACTGCAGATACCGAAGCACTGATCTCGTTTGCGGCTAAAGATAAAACACCTATTTTTTCAGCATCCTATTCAGGTCACCTAACAGATCCACAAGGCAAGAACCCCAACACTAAAAAGCCAGCACCGTATAACTTTTTCTATGGTGCATCTTACTCTGACGCTTGTCGTGGACTGGTTCAATGGGCAGCTGATGATTGGAAAAACAAAGGTGGCCAAGGTAAACCAAAATTTACTCATATCGGCGCTAACCACCCATTTCCTAACGCACCGAAAGCGGCCTGCGGCGAATATGCCACAGAGCTAGGCTTTGATGTTCAGCCGCCAGTGGTTATTTCAATGAAACCAGGCGACTTTAAGGCCCAGTGTTTAAGCCTTAAAAGCTCAAAAACAAACTACGGCTATATCGGCAACCTAGGTGGTTCAGTGCAATCGTTGATTAAGTCTTGTAATACCGTTGGCACAGATATTCAGTTTATGTCGAATATCTGGGGCGGTGACAAACTGGTCTTTAAAGCGGCGGGTGAGGGGGTTAAAAACTATATTTTCCCGACCATGACGCCATTTTGGACAGATGATGTACCAGGGATGAAGTTGGTTCGTGAGATATCAAAGATGTCCGACAGCGAAGGTGGTAAAGAGCGACTACATCACTATATCCGTGGTGTGTGTTCAACTTACTTTATGAAAGAGTCGATGGAGTGGGCAAAAGCCAATGGCGGTGTCACCGGAGAGAACGTTAAAAAAGGGATGTATGCGCGTGAGAACTGGGTTCCAAAAGGACTCGAGGGCGTGTGCTTAGCGGCAACGTGGACGCCTGAAGACCATCGCGGTATTAACCAAGTGAACATCTATAAAGGCAACTTTAATGGTGGTGATGTACGTGTCGAGAAAGTGAATCAAATAACGTTAGAGCGCCGCGTTGACTGGTTAGGATACTAA